A portion of the Salmo trutta chromosome 1, fSalTru1.1, whole genome shotgun sequence genome contains these proteins:
- the LOC115160052 gene encoding NADH dehydrogenase [ubiquinone] 1 beta subcomplex subunit 1 has product MVNFAALMRDHWVNIFVPLGFVIGIYMDSAQDQKLTAFRNKSALYSRELKPGEEVTWK; this is encoded by the exons ATGGTGAACTTTGCTGCCCTGATGCGTGACCATTGGGTGAACATATTTGTCCCCCTCGGCTTTGTGATCGGGATCTACATGGACAGCGCACAGGACCAGAAGCTGACTGCTTTCAGGAACAAAAGTGCATTGTACAGCAG GGAGCTGAAGCCAggtgaggaagtcacctggaagtAG
- the LOC115159950 gene encoding ribosomal oxygenase 1 isoform X1, whose product MLTSTALEPARQHEHSRPNTAKLLHSLSIASEKFEQTLQKVTSKKKKRKENGIQPPKSIKKAKMKPMVKQVIKSSQREERLERLEEEVQCGEKSGEALEALLSDLAKVSNSRERASRLFQWLIHPIPSMSFFGDTWEKKPVLIKRQNPDYYKGLFSTAEFDRILRQDDVQYGVNLDVTSYTNGKRDTHNPPGRALPFTVWEFYESGCSLRMLNPQAFSSTVWSVLSILQEQFGSMAGANVYLTPPGTQGFAPHYDDIEAFVVQLEGKKHWRVYNPRSEDEVLPVVSSPNFSQSEIGKPILEVVLEAGDLLYFPRGFIHQGDCLPDAHSLHITVSSYQRNSWGNLLAKVVPAALEMAMEEDVDFRRGLPVDYLTYMGVQNSDEEDPRRAQFLSRIEELMKKLSTFAPVDAAVDQKARDYLHDCLPPMLTAEERASSVQGAPSRWEDGEAVDVGVTIRGHTRVRLIRSGIARLCSDGEAVWLYYTADNSRVYHKEEPKSIEIKAEQTDGMEFLIHAYPKFVTVGSLPCESAEDKVSLAELLFEKGLIHTAEPLQRS is encoded by the exons ATGTTGACGAGTACGGCTTTAGAGCCCGCCCGGCAACACGAACACTCAAGGCCAAACACAGCCAAACTTCTGCACTCACTCAGCATCGCCAGCGAGAAGTTCGAGCAGACACTGCAAAAG GTTACATCAAAGAAGAAGAAGCGAAAGGAAAATGGCATCCAGCCCCCTAAATCCATCAAAAAGGCCAAAATGAAACCGATGGTCAAGCAGGTCATCAAATCgtctcagagagaggagaggttggagagACTTGAAGAA GAGGTGCAGTGTGGAGAGAAAAGCGGAGAAGCACTAGAGGCTCTGCTGAGTGACCTGGCTAAAGTTAGCAACAGCCGGGAGAGGGCCAGCAGACTGTTCCAGTGGCTCATCCACCCCATTCCTTCTATGAGCTTCTTCGG GGATACATGGGAAAAGAAGCCAGTTTTGATCAAACGTCAGAATCCAGACTACTACAAGGGACTGTTCTCCACAGCAGAGTTTGATCGCATTTTAAGACAG GATGATGTTCAGTATGGAGTGAACCTGGATGTCACCAGCTACACAAACGgcaaaagagacacacacaatccTCCAGGGAGGGCTCTTCCTTTCACTGTATGGGAATTCTATGAG AGTGGTTGCTCCCTCCGTATGCTGAACCCCCAGGCCTTCTCCTCCACTGTGTGGAGTGTGCTGTCCATCCTCCAGGAGCAGTTTGGCAGCATGGCAGGAGCTAACGT GTATCTGACACCTCCAGGAACACAAGGCTTTGCTCCACATTATGATGACATCGAGGCCTTTGTGGTTCAGCTGGAAGGGAAGAAGCACTGGAGAGTTTACAACCCCAG GTCAGAAGATGAGGTCTTGCCTGTCGTTTCCAGTC ctaACTTCAGCCAGTCGGAGATTGGGAAGCCCATCCTGGAGGTGGTTCTGGAGGCTGGGGATCTCCTCTACTTCCCCCGGGGGTTTATCCACCAGGGGGACTGCCTGCCGGATGCTCACTCCCTCCACATCACTGTCTCATCTTACCAGAGGAACAGCTGGGGAAACCTACTGGCAAAG GTGGTCCCAGCAGCCCTAGAGATGGCCATGGAGGAGGACGTGGACTTCAGACGAGGCCTGCCTGTGGATTACCTGACCTACATGGGGGTGCAGAACTCAGACGAG gaggaTCCACGCAGGGCGCAGTTCCTATCCAGAATAGAAGAGCTGATGAAGAAGCTATCAACCTTTGCCCCTGTGGATGCTGCTGTGGATCAGAAAGCTAGGGACTATCTGCATGACTGTCTCCCCCCGATGCTCACCGCAG AGGAGCGGGCCAGCAGTGTCCAGGGAGCTCCTTCCAGGTGGGAGGATGGAGAGGCTGTGGACGTGGGTGTGACCATCAGGGGCCATACCAGAGTCAGACTCATCCGTTCTGGAATCGCCAG GTTATGCAGTGATGGAGAAGCAGTTTGGCTTTACTACACTGCAGACAACTCCAGAGTCTACCACAAAGAGGAGCCCAAGAGCATTGAAATAAAAGCAGAG CAAACAGACGGCATGGAGTTTCTGATCCATGCGTATCCAAAGTTTGTGACAGTGGGCAGCTTGCCATGCGAGTCGGCTGAGGACAAG GTGTCCTTGGCTGAGCTGCTGTTTGAGAAAGGGCTTATTCACACTGCAGAACCTCTGCAGCGATCCTGA
- the LOC115159950 gene encoding ribosomal oxygenase 1 isoform X2, which produces MEKKHVSAFELYKNALLESTPEVKPSSVQVTSKKKKRKENGIQPPKSIKKAKMKPMVKQVIKSSQREERLERLEEEVQCGEKSGEALEALLSDLAKVSNSRERASRLFQWLIHPIPSMSFFGDTWEKKPVLIKRQNPDYYKGLFSTAEFDRILRQDDVQYGVNLDVTSYTNGKRDTHNPPGRALPFTVWEFYESGCSLRMLNPQAFSSTVWSVLSILQEQFGSMAGANVYLTPPGTQGFAPHYDDIEAFVVQLEGKKHWRVYNPRSEDEVLPVVSSPNFSQSEIGKPILEVVLEAGDLLYFPRGFIHQGDCLPDAHSLHITVSSYQRNSWGNLLAKVVPAALEMAMEEDVDFRRGLPVDYLTYMGVQNSDEEDPRRAQFLSRIEELMKKLSTFAPVDAAVDQKARDYLHDCLPPMLTAEERASSVQGAPSRWEDGEAVDVGVTIRGHTRVRLIRSGIARLCSDGEAVWLYYTADNSRVYHKEEPKSIEIKAEQTDGMEFLIHAYPKFVTVGSLPCESAEDKVSLAELLFEKGLIHTAEPLQRS; this is translated from the exons ATGGAGAAGAAACATGTGTCAGCTTTTGAATTGTACAAAAATGCGCTATTAGAATCGACTCCTGAAGTTAAACCATCATCTGTGCAG GTTACATCAAAGAAGAAGAAGCGAAAGGAAAATGGCATCCAGCCCCCTAAATCCATCAAAAAGGCCAAAATGAAACCGATGGTCAAGCAGGTCATCAAATCgtctcagagagaggagaggttggagagACTTGAAGAA GAGGTGCAGTGTGGAGAGAAAAGCGGAGAAGCACTAGAGGCTCTGCTGAGTGACCTGGCTAAAGTTAGCAACAGCCGGGAGAGGGCCAGCAGACTGTTCCAGTGGCTCATCCACCCCATTCCTTCTATGAGCTTCTTCGG GGATACATGGGAAAAGAAGCCAGTTTTGATCAAACGTCAGAATCCAGACTACTACAAGGGACTGTTCTCCACAGCAGAGTTTGATCGCATTTTAAGACAG GATGATGTTCAGTATGGAGTGAACCTGGATGTCACCAGCTACACAAACGgcaaaagagacacacacaatccTCCAGGGAGGGCTCTTCCTTTCACTGTATGGGAATTCTATGAG AGTGGTTGCTCCCTCCGTATGCTGAACCCCCAGGCCTTCTCCTCCACTGTGTGGAGTGTGCTGTCCATCCTCCAGGAGCAGTTTGGCAGCATGGCAGGAGCTAACGT GTATCTGACACCTCCAGGAACACAAGGCTTTGCTCCACATTATGATGACATCGAGGCCTTTGTGGTTCAGCTGGAAGGGAAGAAGCACTGGAGAGTTTACAACCCCAG GTCAGAAGATGAGGTCTTGCCTGTCGTTTCCAGTC ctaACTTCAGCCAGTCGGAGATTGGGAAGCCCATCCTGGAGGTGGTTCTGGAGGCTGGGGATCTCCTCTACTTCCCCCGGGGGTTTATCCACCAGGGGGACTGCCTGCCGGATGCTCACTCCCTCCACATCACTGTCTCATCTTACCAGAGGAACAGCTGGGGAAACCTACTGGCAAAG GTGGTCCCAGCAGCCCTAGAGATGGCCATGGAGGAGGACGTGGACTTCAGACGAGGCCTGCCTGTGGATTACCTGACCTACATGGGGGTGCAGAACTCAGACGAG gaggaTCCACGCAGGGCGCAGTTCCTATCCAGAATAGAAGAGCTGATGAAGAAGCTATCAACCTTTGCCCCTGTGGATGCTGCTGTGGATCAGAAAGCTAGGGACTATCTGCATGACTGTCTCCCCCCGATGCTCACCGCAG AGGAGCGGGCCAGCAGTGTCCAGGGAGCTCCTTCCAGGTGGGAGGATGGAGAGGCTGTGGACGTGGGTGTGACCATCAGGGGCCATACCAGAGTCAGACTCATCCGTTCTGGAATCGCCAG GTTATGCAGTGATGGAGAAGCAGTTTGGCTTTACTACACTGCAGACAACTCCAGAGTCTACCACAAAGAGGAGCCCAAGAGCATTGAAATAAAAGCAGAG CAAACAGACGGCATGGAGTTTCTGATCCATGCGTATCCAAAGTTTGTGACAGTGGGCAGCTTGCCATGCGAGTCGGCTGAGGACAAG GTGTCCTTGGCTGAGCTGCTGTTTGAGAAAGGGCTTATTCACACTGCAGAACCTCTGCAGCGATCCTGA